The Ostrea edulis chromosome 1, xbOstEdul1.1, whole genome shotgun sequence genomic sequence ACAAATCCTCACACATGGATAGACCATACAAACCTCACACATGGATAGACTATACAAACCTCACACATGGATAGACTATACAAACCTCACACATGGATAGACAACACAAACCTCACACATGGATAGACCATACAAACCTCACACATGGATAGACCATACAAACCTCACACATGGATAGACCATACAAACCTCACACATGGATATACAATACAAACCTCACATATGGATAGACCATACAAATCCCCAGACATGGATAGGCAATATAAAATCTTAGATCTGGATAAAACATACAGAATCTCAGCGATGAAACCTTGTACATGGATAGACTATACAAAACCCCAGATGTGAATAAACCATACTTTTAATCTACTTATTTTACCTTGTAGATCTGGTTCACTCTGGTCTTTCTCTCCGTCACGGTCTCCATAGTAGTCTTCGGATTATCGACAACAACCATCTTGCGATCGTCAATACTACATTCCCAAAATACGACTAACATGGACGGGGAAACTAAACTGTATACAACGACCACCCTGCATAATGGCATGATTTGGACGGATTTCGCCACCAACTTGATTCTGTTCGTAGACTTTTTTCTTCGATTTTACTCCTGtttgaaaaagaagaaatttgTGTGTAACATTTTGAACTATATTGATTTATTGGTTTGCATTTTAATCTTTCACATAACATACAGAGAAATGAATCCATTGAACGATCATAAAAAGATTGTCAGCGGGCAAATTGTCTTCAGATATGTCTACGCACTGAGAGTTCTACGGTTATTCCGACTCTTAATGCATACTAgaggaatgaaaattatcaaactttgtataAAGGCGAACTTTGTTGAATTCCTATTTTTCATCGCTCTCTTTCATTCGTTTGCGTGTATTTTTGCGGCAGTGATGTATTTTGCCGAGCTGGACTACGCCAACGGATTTACAGACTTCTTTGAGTCGGTATGGTGGGCAGTGATAACTATCTCGTCGGTCGGATACGGTGATAAAGTTCCGGAATCAATTATTGGTCACGCGATCGGAATACTGGCGGCTTTTTCCGGAATCTTGATTGTGTCGATACCTATTGTTGTAATTTCGACAAACTACGGGAGTTATTACAATTGCTATAAAATGATAGACAAGCATAGGAAAACCAATTTGTTATCAAAGAAAACACCAGCAACAAATAGTattatgttcaatcaatgaatttaTACCGACGCCTCTCTAGCACATATATTGTCTTGCTTCTTGACAATTGAAATTATCGATTTTTATATACGAAATACTGTCAAgcatttatttgttgttttcctGTCTGTGTACaaatatgattgtgaacttttaaaaaagaaaaataaatgtatcATGCAGCTGTAACATTAGCGAGAAACTTATGATACCGAGACACAAGTATGCGTATGTCGGATGATAGATTTTCTGGATAGTAGGACGCCACATCgtacggcggcgtagaaaggccaagtaaaaaaaaaatattattcgttcggacgaattagtaattcgttcggacgaattagctattcgCCGTAACATCGCTATAACACAAACGTCAATGAATGTTTATAGGTCAAACACAATGGAAATAATCTacactatatgtatatgtacatttcgtcgCCTTTGTAACCAGATGACCTTAAGAATTGATTGTATTATCGATTATATTGGTCTTGCATTATCTTTATCGATTATATTAACCTTAATTACCGATTATATTATCAACCTTACAATGTATGTGAGTGATGCAGGCCTGTGGAATCGCACTGATCATATTTAGTCATTTTAGCTGATGTAATTATCTGTGCCTACATTGCAAACAAATACATAAAGGTCATCATGTTTTGTACGACCTTTATGAGTAAAACTCGCGATACTGTTATTCCAGTACCTGCATCACCCATAGATGATTGGCAGTTGGGACAGTTTTGTTACCAAAAATGTACACTACTGCAGCTGCGTCTATCACAGCGCAGTGGTATCAATAATTCTGAAAACGTAcccatttaatatatatatatacgtttgTATTTGTCAAAAGCAGAAGAGAACCTGGTATTGTATTTGAATGTTGCTGAGTTCGTGTTAGAAATAAACTCTGAAAACAACGCGAGTTAGTATAATTAAGACTTTGTTAGTACAAGTCTTCAGGTTTAGACTTTGTTGGTAGAAGTCTTAAACAAATAATCCGGTTTACACCTTTCATTCCTATACAATAAATGACACTGTAGAAATAGCAGCTAAGGGTTTATTGCATCATGTAATTTATTATATCTAATTTGTGaatataaaattacatatagcaATTAAGGTTTGTTGTAGTTTTGGacatatacaattttgttgTATGTGAAATGAAATTCACGTTTCAAAATGACGGTCGTATATTGTAAATATGGTCACAGATCAAAGTATTTTTGTAGTGTGTACTTGTGACATTTCGTACAAAAACTTAAGATTTATTGAATTCCAGTCAAGATATAAGGATATGTCTTTTACCTTCCCCTACAGTCGATTTTCCTGAAATAGAGGGGTGTATATTCAGAGTACATGAGAAGTGAATGGATGTGTCTGTCGTGAGCGAAAATTctgcaaaaacaaaatgatacgTGCTTGAAGTTTCAAATTGATTTAGAAGAAGTTTTCAACGAGATATTTAGAAATTGTTTAGATTCCTGTACTTGTTTACGTAGAACGTTATTCGTTAATTTGCTTTCAGTGAACAGGAGGTGCGAATCGTCAAAGACGTTCTCTTTCGACAAGTCGGAATTCTTCTACGATTCTACAGCAAGATACAGAATCCCAGACTGCGCGTGCGCCGACAGAATCCCAGACTGCGCTTGCACCGACGGGTGTtactaaaacgcggaacggaaaacggaatgaaagacggaacggaaaacggaaaatattttatgcaataatgttatgagtaTTGACCCCATCAAATTCCGTAAATGACCTCATCTGTCCGCACGTCCCCGCAGTGCGTCACGTAGACGAGACAACTTTATACAGACAGTTCATCTTCGGGGACGTGCGGACAGATGAGGTCATTTACGGAATTTGATGAAAAGAGCCCTAAGAAATAATCTGTGGCATTTTGAAAATCTGTGTTTGCACATTTAATAATATGATGATCGGGTTCTATCTATCATGgaaatataatgatttttaaaaaaaattgtaagcAAAAACAATGCTGATGTGTTCATATGTGCATAACTTTTtccaaaaatgatgaaaactaaatttatgattttataagaaaaatggATATTTATCGAATGGAATTGCAATTTATTCCCATTAGTTTTCAATTGAGTCCAAAACAACGGGGAAGCTTTATGTAGAGTTATATAGAGGgggataatatacatgtatgtattccattttttttttaacatcatgCATAGAATGATAGTAACAAGTCTCCTAGGTTTTAggaattttatgtttgtacTTACAATCAAACTAACCCAAAAAATTACATCAACCATTTCATCCACTTCCTCTGGTATTGAGTGTCCTTGGATACGGAATAAATGGTCATCCATACATCACTAGTGTTACTCTCCAGAAGAGGAGAGTCCTGTAGAACAAATGACAAAGCAATGGTTCTAACAACcttcttttttataatttaatcattcCAATATGATTAATATTTTAGCTGCAAAGTATCGCTTCTTTCTGGGTATTATCAACATATTATAGTTTCATGAATTAAATATTTACCTGATTCggaattattttttatacaaCCTATGATCCGTTAATGGAAAGAGAATTCACCTCAACGCTAACCTTTAAAGTTCTTACAGAAAAGCATATAACTAATTTGCTACCCTTCACTTAAATCATGAATTTATAACAGATGAGATGTTATGGgactttcttttctttcataCACATCGAAAAGAAATTCTTCCTAAGGAGTTTAGTTTGTATCGATTCGCCGGGCCGTAGGTTACCCGCAGAGGCCACCACTTCTCACCTTCATAACTACACACCCACTCCGATGCGATTTAACGATCTGTTGGGTATGAATTATTCAGATTCCTTTGGTTTGTTGAGGGAAAGAAGCAAGGATCAAACATGACGTTCGTTTACTAAGACAGTAGTAAGTTTTTAGCTTAAACAGTTTTATATCTTagatttattgaaaaaaaaaatctatgtagCATTTTATCATATCGTTATGTTTATGGATGACAGCAATTCACATCGAACATAATAATGATAGTAGGTGctgatatttcaatttaaattcatttgaaatgaaaatttgttttcttttatccCATATAAGTGATATTTACTCATTTAAAACATGATCGTCATAGGAAACCCGTTTAAATGAGAGGGAACATATTCCTCTAAATCAGAAAATTCTACAGTTCTGTCTTAAAACCGTCGAATTATCATTTTTTTGACATTGCAACatataatttcaattttctATCTCTAAATGATGACTAGTACGTGTAATTGACACGGTAGGTACAGTATTTATTTAGATGAAGTTTTTAAGTGTGTCTTCGATATGATCATTCCAAAGCAAACATTATCTAAGAGCATTGTGTCGTACATTACTGTTCATTCAGATGAGTTAAATCAACACGAGCATGCATATCTTAAACGTTTTCTATTGGAAACACGACCTTATGAAGAACAAACATGTCAATCAAATTGGGAAACTCTCCTTATAGGAACTGAGGGAAAAGTTGATCAATTTACTGGCGGGTATACATGATTTCACCATTTAGTCATACGGTAACGTATaagatttgatatattttaaaatgatttttattgaAGATAACCAGTCTGATTTAAACCACCCCCTCCTCCTTACACTCGTCctgacgggggggggggggggggggggggtaatcagacTGGAAGATAACGTGACTTGATAATTCAAATCTTCAAAGTGCACTGCCATTCTCCATAAGGTAATTCTTCCGTGAGTTTATTCAATGCTTTTCAAAGTTCTGAATTCTAACATTTGATGAATCAGAAAGATATAGATCTAATGAAATCAGATTATTTACACAGGGCATCAGGTCTAAAGAAATAGACATACCCCTCACCGAAACTTTAATTTGTAACTAAGACAGTTTGATAATATGTCTAGGACCTTTTCAGTCGTTCATTTCCGTGATCGTTGACAATCTGAGAATTAAGATAAACCTGTGTACAAGTGTACTCCTTATTCGAACATTCTATGCAGGGCTGTAACAGTTTCATGTGAGTAATAAAATCTTGACAAGGTGCAAAAAGAATTCCTGAATTTGCCTTAATGGTGATGTCGTGTACATCCCACAGGCAATTATATATATCGCTTCGGTTCGAATTTATTATTAAAGGGTACCCAAGTTCACcgatataaaaacaataaactaaatggtataaaattctactctgtattctaatatatccatatacataatcaatctacattactaccaaagttcattcCGAAATTCCGTGATAAGCGAGAGTGCAgacggttttacaattttcagtcacttgaaGCTATTTCGGACTTTGATCCGTtcatgaattggggtaagaaattcaacttGGAAATGGTATCTAATGCTGCACTAtatgtaatagcttgttgcaatgctcaaacattctgtttagtcgtATAGTGCCAGGACCCAGCTAAAATTCAACCAaaaaacaatctaattaaaattagatgttagatccgctcacatactcgctacacttagtgtagcgagtatgttagcggatctaacatctaattttaattagattgacgaAAAAATAATAGGCTTTTTTTCCGAATtttgcatatacattgtattggGAAGTATATGGAATTTCGGGATTTTTATTTCTGATTTATCAAATGTTACAATTCAGTACTTTGAAAAGCAATGAGTAAACTCACGCTTATCGcctcggcttttatatttcaaaacaacatatCTCGACTTCGGGGGTTATCCTGCAACAAACACGAAAACGCGATCATTATTTCTCAAATATACATTTGTGTCATACGGTGTACAGTGATATTGTAACACCGTATGCAGTGATATTGTAACACCGTGATATTGTAACACCGTGATATTGTAACACCGTATACAGTGATATTGTAACACCGTGATATTGTAACACCATTTACAGTGATATTGTAACACCGTTATATTGTAACACCGTGTACAGTGATATTGTAACACTGTGTACCGTGATATTGTAACACCGTGATATTGTAACACCGTGTACAGTGATATTGTAACACCGTGATATTGTAACACTGTGATATTGTAACACCATGATACTGTAACACCGTGATATTCTAACACCGTGTACAATGATATTGTAACACCGTGTACAATGATATTGTAACACCGTGTATAGTGGTAGCATTGTAACACCGTGATATTGTAACACTGTGTATAGTGATATTGTGACACCGTGTACAGTGATATTGTAACATCGTGATATTGTAACACCATGTACAGTGATATTGTGACACCGTGTACAGTGATATTGTAACACCGTGATATTGTAACATCATGTACAGTGATATTGTAACATCATTTATAGTGATATTGTGACACCGTGTACAGTGATAATGTAACACCGTGATATTGTAACACCGTGTACAGTGATATTGTGACACTGTATACAGTGATATTGTAATATGGTGTACAGTGATATTGTAACACCGTGTACAGTTATATTGTAACACCGTGTACAGTGATATTGTAACACCGTGATATTGTAACACCGTGCTATTGTAACACCGTAATATTGTAACACCGTGTATAGTGATATTGTAACATGGTGTACAGTGATATTGTACCACCGTGTACAATGATACTATAACACCGTGATATGGTAACACCGCGTACAGTGGCATTGTAACACCGTGATACTGTAACACCGTGATATTGTAACACCGTGTACAGTGATATTGTAACACTGTGTATAGTAATATTGTAACAACGTGATATTGTAACACTGTGATATTGTAAGACCGTGTACAGTGATATTGTAACACCGTGTATAGTAATATTGTAACACCGTGATATTGTAACACTGTGATATTGTAACACCGTGTACAGTGATATTGTAACACCGTGATATTGTAACACCGTGATATTGTAACACCGTGATATTGTAACACCGTGTACAGTGATATTGTAACACCGTGTACAATGATATTGTAACACCATGTACAGTGATATTCTAACACCGTGTACAGTGATATTGTAACACCGTGTACAATGATATTGTAAGACCGTGTATAGTGGTAGTATTGTAACACCGTGATATTGTAACACTGTGTATAGTGATATTGTGACACCGTGTACAGTGATATTGTAACATCGTGATATTGTAACACCATGTACAGTGATATTGTGACACCGTGTACAGTGATATTGTAATATGGTGTACAGTGATATTGTAACACCGTGTACAGTGATATTGTAACACCGTGATATTGTAACACCGTGCTATTGTAACACCGTAATATTGTAACACCGTGTACAGTGATATTGTAACACCGTGTATAGTAATATTGTAACACCGTGATATTGTAACACTGTGATATTGTAAGACCGTGTACAGTGATATTGTAACACCGTAATATTGTAACACCGTACAGTGATATTGTAACACCGTGTACAGTGATATTGTAACACCGTCTACAGTGATATTGTAACACCGTGTACAGTGATATTGTAACACCGTGTACAGTGATATTGTAACACCGTGTAGTGATATTGTAACGCCGTGATATTGTAACACCGTGATATTGTAACACCGTGATATTGTAACACCATGTATAGTGATATTGTAACATGGTGTATAGTGATATTGTAACATGGTGTACAGTGATATTGTAACACCGTGTACAATGATACTATAACACCGTAATATGGTAACACCGCGTACAGTGGCATTGTAACACCATGATACTGTAACACCGTGATATTGTAACACCGTGTAGAGTGATATTGTAACACCGTGTGCAGTGATATTGTAACACTGTGATATTGTAAGACCGTGTAGTGATATTGTAACGCCGTGATATTGTAACACCATGATATTGTAACACCGTGATATTGTAACGCCGTGATATTGTAAAACCGTGATATTGTAACACCGTGTACAGTGATATTGTAACACCGTGTAGTGATATTGTAACACTGTGATATTGTAACACCGTGATATTGTAACACCGTGTACAGTGATATTGTAACACCGTGTAGTGATATTGTAACACCGTGATATTGTAACACCATGTACAGTGATATTGTAACACCGTGTAGTGATATTGTAACACCATGATATTGTAACACCGTGATATTGTAACACCGTGATATTGTAACGCCGTGTACAGTGATATTGTAACACCGTGTACAGTGATATTGTAACACCGTGTAGTGATATTGTAACATCGTGTACAGTGATATTGTAACACCGTGTACAGTGATATTGTAACACCGTGTAGTGATATTGTAACGCCGTGATATTGTAACACCATGATATTGTAACACCGTGATATTGTAACACCATGATATTGTAACACCGTGTACAGTGATATTGTAACATGGTGTACAGTGATATTGTAACACCGTGTACAGTGATATTGTAACACCATGATATTGTAACACCATTTTCCGTGATATTGTAACACCGTGTACCGTGATATTGTAACACCGTGATATTGTAGCACCATGATATTATAACACTGTGTAAGTGGTATTGTAACACCATGTACAGTGATATTGTAACACCGTGTACCGTGATATTGTAACACCGTGATATTGTAACACCATGATATTGTAACACCGTGTACAGTGGTATTGTAACACCATGTACATTGACCTTTGGTATtattaattacatatatttttccTGCTGTTACATTGTGCACACTTATCTATGATAcagtaatatatgtacatattaaatGTAATACTTTGTACACTTTTCTGTAAATGTGTACACTACATGAACAGTACTGTATGTACACATTCTAAGATATGAAAATGTTACGGGTTTTGTTTTGTCAGACTATACATTAAATCATAGTCATCTTCCTGTATGTATTCATGGCTGGACCAACatgcatataaataaaaattgaagTTACTAGTAATAGCAAAATTTTGTGTTTTGCTAAACACTTTCTAAAACGTTTTATCATTAAAATGATCAATACCAGTTTTCTCTTCTGATATTCTTTGTAGGGGTATAAGTAGAATTTAAACCTTTACCTGCTACATGTAGGGGTATAAGTAGAATTTAAACCTTTACCCGCTACATGTAGGGGTATAAGTAGAATTTAAACCTTTACCCGCTACATGTAGAGGTATAAGTAGAATTTAAACCTTTACCCGCTACATGTAGGGGTATAAGTAGAATTTAAACCTTTACCCGCTACATGTAGGGGTATAAGTAGAATTTAAACCTTTACCCGCTACATGTAGGGGTATAAGTAGAATTTAAACCTTTACCCGCTACATGTAGAGGTATAAGTAGAATTTAAACCTTTACCCGCTACATGTAGGGGTATAAGTAGAATTTAAACCTTTACCCGCTACATGTAGAGGTATAAGTAGAATTTAAACCTTTACCCGCTACATGTAGAGGTATAAGTAGAATTTAAACCTTTACCCGCTACATGTAGAGGTATAAGTAGAATTTAAACCTTTACCTGCTACATGTAGGGGTATAAGTAGAATTTAAACCTTTACCCGCTACATGTAGGGGTATAAGTAGAATTTAAACCTTTACCCGCTACATGTAGGGGTATAAGTAGAATTTAAACCTTTACCTGCTACATGTAGGGGTATAAGTAGAATTTAAACCTTTACCCGCTACATAATGCTGTATCGCTGATAATGTGTAAACCCTTTTGAGTCCTTCCCTGGCCCCGGGGACCGTCGTTCGAACAAATTTGATTCTTCACTACATAAGGATGCTTGCAtgttaatttgacaaatttcaCCATTGTAGTTCTTacgaaaacaaattaaaagaaaagaattaaaaaaaattgattgtcTTTGTAGAGCATTACATAATGGGCCAATCTTGGCACCAGTAGTTATGGTTTCATAAACTTGAGTCTACGCGAGGATTCTTTAATctaatttaattttgatttaaacatattttattgagaaactcaacaggattgggcaacaggcatagcctatgtaggccttctcccaaatacaaaggtcaagtacaaaggtatGATTGATAAAAGGGATTCAATACTAGCATAGATCAATCCAGCCCGTTAgatgaataaagaaaataaataatttgtaaaaattaaaaaaaaattaacttgtCAAAAGCGCTTAGAAGATTTAATGTAGTTATGAACATAAGAAATAATTGTGCAATTCAAGTTATATGAATACTCAGAACTACCATATAGAATATAGTTCAATTGAAAAGGAACACCAATGTCATGAAATTGCTGCAGAAGAATATCTCTTTGATGATTATATTTTGAACATTCAATGAAATAATGCACATTTCCTTCACATTCATAGCCACACTGCATACAATGTGGATCATCAGTCATGCATGTTTTGGCAATTGGGGGACAGTGGTTCTATTTTAACACCCCCGCCCTATTTTAACGATTTACCAATTACCTCCTTtggaaagggggagggggtgaacttcgttttttaaaaaaaatgcaactGTTTTTACCTTATAGCGTTATTTTGCTGAAAATTGGCCTCGTAGATCTTCGATGAAGTAAGAGATATGAAAAGCTTACAAACAAACGgcggatgatttttttttatcagaaagCTCACTTTAAATGTGTGCAATATTGGCTCTCATGAATCCATTTAATTAATATGtctaataaattatcaattgaTGACATTCATGCTAACATCTGTTTACTGGATCATATCAACGTTGTGTAATAATTCGCCTGAGCAATCGATACTGCTGGTACAACATTTTACACATTTAATCATCGTATTAGATGAACAAGTGAAATCGTTGTAAATTCCATAACCGGGTCATTCCCTCTAAACATGTAAAGATTGAAAGATTAAAGGACATGTTTTAGAATAGACGTTTTTCTTACAGTTATTTTGGAAGTTATACATTATTCCCGAGCGCTGTATGCATTCTAATTTTAACGTCTTTCTGAAACTTTCCGTGATCTCTAAATTCTTTCCCCAGATCGTCTAACGGCTAATCAATAAACACGGGGTTTATGTTATAAATTCATTTGCTTTCAATTCACCTCCAGTCCTCGCAAATAATGACCATGCTCACGCATTTCCATAAACCTCATTTAATGTGGGTACTACGCTTCCGGTCTAACTTTATTCCGTGTCCGGTTATAATTCTTCTAAATGACAACTGATCTTTCTCCATTTGCATTGCAGGAGAAAAGTCCATTTCAGCAGCGGACTTTTCAAACATGGGATGCAACTCATCGAACGTGACTTTGCCATCAGAACCATTTAAAAGCAAAGATGGAGGAAGCGACCTTAAATCAACAGAAATCATAGACAGTTGGGGCTATTTCGAGAACAAAAAGTCTGATCTGAATAAACTTGGAAGTCATTCTGCTCTTCAAGGAGCGCCAGTAAATGCAGACATTGGTATCTCTGGTAAAAAGGAGATTGGTTTCGAAGTCTTAAAACAAAGAGAACCGCCTTTCAACATTTCTAAATCAAGCCCCAAGGTTAGCAGCACACAGTTAACTCTGCAGGATGTTGGTGATATTGAGTGATACCTGTGcgtgatagtatagcatatctAATTGTCATAAAGTGTGATGGAGAAGAATGATGGCCTCGTCTGTGCTGGCATTCATCCAGAAAATTATCCCGTCATTGTGAGAACTGATTCAAAagtgcattttgtttttctgttaTAGCGGGGTCAGATTTTACTAATATTAGATGTAGATGTCCTTTTGGTGTCAGATATGTTTGTTGTGGAATTGTAATTTACTGTTTCAGTGACAGAAGAAATTAGGTTTATATACTtttgttatttgaaatatttgtattagAAAACCTATTCAGAGGCTCTGAATgtagcaaaattacattatcgTCTTCCcgtataaaaatgtatttctatacaatgctttatattcaatagaatcgaaatctttattttataataTCTTGAACTTGGTTTCAATTTTATTAATGATTATGGTTAGAATTGCATACAAAACTGTCATAGTAGGACATTTTTACAgtacaataaaaatgttcataTTTAGAGCTAATATTGCTTTAACAGATATGCCATGAATATAAATGTGAACTGTATAATACCAGTTTATTCACTGTAATCTAATGTTTTGCTCTTAATTGCTAATGTTAACATATGCGTGGGGGAAGGTGTGGCTTAAAAGTTGACGGTAGGGGATTATTAGAATGCGTTGTCAAGAAAGCGTTTACTCAGGGGAATATAAGTACATTAACAAGGTAGAAAGCAAATAAAGCACCCAGCTTCTGATTTCATAGCAATGTCTTATAGTAAAAATTTAGCGACCgtcttgtttttgtttcttttttcacgtgcattttctttatctttcatctttaaaaaattaacttCATGTTTGAATGTCTCTTTGTTCTGTAAGAGAAAATTACGAAGAGgtcttttaagaaaatatatttttttacatgtagcatactattgaaagaaatgCACAAAGTCATAGGTTTACAAAATGTTACACGTAAAATAAAAATCGTGAATTAAaaacatgggggggggggggggcttaaaataaaaatatataaagttGATTCACAAGCTGCATAAACATTACATTATAACTACCTGTCTAGTATAATTTAATCACAATATTAGGTTTCCTCTATATAAAAAAGCAAATATATTGCATTGCATTTGCTGACCGACTGAGACTCGCAGATTGTCTCTGTGGTATGACAATGGCATTTGATCCGTCACAATACTTCTAGTTGTTGACATGAAAGTCTCTATGCGGCTGTCACATTACGACCTATAGCATCGACGTATGATTAGCATCCACAAGTCAAATTACGTAATGCAATGCGACTCTATACAAAAcggtgttttttaaaacacggAAATAGATTATTTTTACTCTGTCAATAACTATAACGTAACAGAGTTTAAAATAGAATtttctatgaaaaatataacgCATACACTGGCGTTCGTTGAATACAAATATTCTAACAAGTTAAAGCACGTTGAAATACGGCGGTATGAATTTCTATACGCTGAACCAAAATTCT encodes the following:
- the LOC125663699 gene encoding potassium voltage-gated channel protein Shaw-like isoform X1; this translates as MGGDPDLQRFNIRGTLIITSSAKFQTFPDTKLGKLTNTSPEYNPQHDEYFIDRNPMIFHLILDFYNTGDLHLPKTLCAGSIRKELEFWEIHENLLRPCCWKTLYSDDDDCEAYTMIRKVDCTVNPKPDLDTEQMNIWNRERKIRHGIWDILNKPASSIIGKIWFTLVFLSVTVSIVVFGLSTTTILRSSILHSQNTTNMDGETKLYTTTTLHNGMIWTDFATNLILFVDFFLRFYSCLKKKKFVCNILNYIDLLVCILIFHITYREMNPLNDHKKIVSGQIVFRYVYALRVLRLFRLLMHTRGMKIIKLCIKANFVEFLFFIALFHSFACIFAAVMYFAELDYANGFTDFFESVWWAVITISSVGYGDKVPESIIGHAIGILAAFSGILIVSIPIVVISTNYGSYYNCYKMIDKHRKTNLLSKKTPATNSIMFNQ
- the LOC125663699 gene encoding potassium voltage-gated channel subfamily A member 1-like isoform X2, giving the protein MIRKVDCTVNPKPDLDTEQMNIWNRERKIRHGIWDILNKPASSIIGKIWFTLVFLSVTVSIVVFGLSTTTILRSSILHSQNTTNMDGETKLYTTTTLHNGMIWTDFATNLILFVDFFLRFYSCLKKKKFVCNILNYIDLLVCILIFHITYREMNPLNDHKKIVSGQIVFRYVYALRVLRLFRLLMHTRGMKIIKLCIKANFVEFLFFIALFHSFACIFAAVMYFAELDYANGFTDFFESVWWAVITISSVGYGDKVPESIIGHAIGILAAFSGILIVSIPIVVISTNYGSYYNCYKMIDKHRKTNLLSKKTPATNSIMFNQ